In Vicugna pacos chromosome 10, VicPac4, whole genome shotgun sequence, the following proteins share a genomic window:
- the LOC102539694 gene encoding olfactory receptor 4P4-like, producing the protein MGHENITEFILLGLFSDDNAKVTCFVLFSLCYIAILSGNLLILLTIRGSRLGEQPMYFFLSYLSFMDVCFTSTVAPKLITDLLAQQKTISYNSCVAQMFYAHFFGATEIFILVAMAYDRYAAICRPLQYTVIMNRQVCYGLVMVSAVGAFIHSIMQVLIIIQLPFCGPRQIDHYFCDIFPLLKLACTDTRLLVIAVITTTGVLSILTFAALVISYIIILSTLRTRSSEGRRKALSTCGSHITVVFMFFLPLIFTYVPMAASVSNDKIFALFYTMIAPMFNPLIYTLRNTDMKNAMMKVWCRDKLSRGR; encoded by the coding sequence ATGGGACATGAAAATATCACAGAATTCATCCTCCTGGGACTTTTCAGTGATGACAATGCGAAGGTCACCTGCTTTGTGCTGTTCTCACTTTGCTATATTGCGATTCTCTCAGGAAATCTGCTCATTCTTCTCACCATCAGGGGCAGCCGCCTCGGAGAACagcccatgtactttttcctcagcTACTTGTCCTTCATGGATGTCTGCTTTACCTCCACCGTGGCCCCCAAGCTGATCACTGACTTACTGGCCCAGCAGAAGACCATCTCCTACAACAGCTGTGTGGCCCAGATGTTTTATGCCCACTTCTTTGGTGCCACTGAGATCTTCATCTTGGTggccatggcctatgaccgctacgcAGCCATCTGCAGACCTCTTCAGTACACGGTCATCATGAACAGACAGGTGTGCTATGGCCTCGTAATGGTGTCTGCTGTCGGCGCCTTTATCCACTCCATCATGCAAGTATTGATTATTATCCAGCTTCCCTTCTGTGGCCCCAGGCAGATAGACCACTATTTCTGTGACATATTCCCCTTGCTGAAGCTGGCCTGCACCGACACTAGGCTGTTGGTAATTGCAGTCATCACCACCACAGGGGTGCTGTCCATTTTGACCTTCGCTGCCTTGGTAATCTCCTACATCATCATCCTGTCCACCCTGCGGACCCGCTCCTCTGAGGGCCGCCGCAAAGCCCTCTCCACCTGTGGCTCACACATCACTGTCGTGTTCATGTTCTTCTTGCCCCTCATCTTCACCTATGTCCCCATGGCTGCTTCTGTCAGTAACGACAAGATTTTTGCGCTGTTTTACACCATGATTGCCCCCATGTTCAACCCTCTCATCTACACCCTGAGAAACACAGACATGAAGAATGCCATGATGAAAGTGTGGTGCCGGGATAAGCTCTCTCGAGGGAGATGA